The Leucobacter viscericola sequence TTAGTCGCCGAGGCTCCAGAGCTGTTCCAGGCGACTGGGCGGTTGCGGGTGGATCTCGAAGATCCCGCGCAGACTGAGAGTGCCGTGCAGTGGTGGCTGAGCCTCACGAGCGCCGAACATGGCGGCGAGGGCATGGTGGTCAAGCCTTTTGCGAACCTCACTCGCACGGCGAAAGGACTCGTGCAGCCCGGCATTAAGGTGCGTGGACGCGAGTACCTGCGCATCATCTATGGGCCGAGTTACACCGAAGAGCGCGACCTGAAGCGGCTTCGTGAGCGGAACACGGGGCAGAAGCGCTCGCTCGCTGGCCGTGAGTACGCACTCGGCATCGAAGCGCTACATCGTGTTGCGCGCAGTGAGCCGGTATGGCGGATCCACGAGGCAGTTTTCGCGATCCTTGCCCTGGAATCGGACCCCATCGACCCTCGACTATAGGCGTCGTTTAGCTTGCTCACCGGGATCCGCCGCAACACGCATACTTCGTCCGGTAGACTGGCCCCTGGCCAAGAATCCAAGGAGGAACCCCGCGTGGCATTGATCGTGCAGAAGTTCGGCGGATCCTCGGTGGCCGATGCAGAAAGCATCAAGCGTGTAGCGAAGCGAATCGTCGAAGCGCGCCGTGCGGGCAACGAGGTTGTTGTTGCGGTGAGCGCGATGGGCGACACCACTGACGAACTGCTCGATCTCGCAGCTGCGTGTACACCGATTCCTGCGCCTCGAGAGCTCGACATGCTGCTCACCGCGGGCGAGCGCATCTCGATGGCGCTGCTCGCCATGACCATCAAGGGTATGGGGATCGAGGCGCTGTCGTTCACGGGCAGCCAGGCCGGCATGATCACCACGTCCGAGCACGGATCCGCGAAGATCGTTGACGTGACCCCGGGTCGCGTGCGCGAGGCGCTCGATCAGGGTGCTGTCGCAATCGTTGCGGGATTCCAGGGATTCAGTCGCGACTCTCGCGACATCACCACGCTGGGTCGTGGCGGATCCGACACCACTGCCGTCGCCCTCGCCGCTGCGCTCGGTGCCGACGTGTGCGAGATCTACACCGACGTCGACGGGGTCTACACAACCGATCCGCGTGTTGTGCCGCTCGCGCGCAAGATCGACTCGATTACCGCGGAAGAAATGCTTGAACTTGCGGCCTCCGGCGCAAAGGTGCTGCACCTGCGCGCTGTTGAATACGCCCGCAGGCACGGAGTTGTGCTGCACGTCCGCTCCTCATTTTCAGATGAGCCGGGCACAATAGTCTACGACCCCGCCAAGGGGCATCCGAAGGGAGTACAGGTGGAAGAGCCGGTCATCACGGGCATCGCCGCGGAGAAAGACGAAGCAAAGATTACGGTCGGTGGCGTCCCAGACGTTCCGGGCAAGGCCGCGCAGATCTTCGAGATCGTCGCGACTACCCACGCCAACATCGACATGATCGTGCAGAACGTGTCGGCCGCCGACACGAACCGCACCGACATTTCCTTCACGGTCCCGACCGGCGACGGCAAGCGTGTCATCGACGCGCTCGAGGCCGAGCGCGAGGCGCTTGGTTTTGAGAGCCTGCAGTACGACGACCAGATCGCCAAGGTTGCGGTCGTCGGTGCCGGCATGCGCACAAGCACGGGTGTATCAGCGATGCTGTTCCGCACGCTGTTTGAGGCCGACATTAACATCGAGATGATCTCGACCTCCGAGATCCGTATCTCAGTTGTCACGAGGGCTGACCTCATGGACAAAGCCGTGCGTGTGTTGCACACCGCCTTTGGCCTCGACAACGACACCGAAGCAATCGTGTACGCCGGTACCGGCCGATAAAGGGGAGTAGCCATGTCTGAACAGCAGGGAGTTTCCGTCGCCGTTGTTGGAGCGACCGGTCAGGTCGGCGCGGTGATGCGCCGTTTGCTCGATGAGCGCGATTTTCCAATTGGATCGCTGCGCCTCTTTTCCAGCGCTCGTTCGGCCGGCACAACCATTGAGTTCCGTGGCCAGCAGATCATTGTAGAAGACACAGCGACCGCCGATCCTGCTGGCATCGACATCGCACTCTTCTCCGCGGGCGGCGCAGCTTCGAAGGCTCACGCTGAGCGCTTCGCCGCTGCTGGCGCGACGGTGATCGACAACTCGAGCGCTTGGCGCCTTGACCCCGAGGTTCCGCTCGTGGTGAGTGAGGTCAACCCGCACGCGATTGATCAGGCAGTCAAGGGCATCATTGCGAACCCGAACTGCACGACCATGGCCGCGATGCCTGCTATGAAGGCGCTTGACGCCGAGGCAGGGCTTGAGCGCCTCATCGTCACCACGTTCCAGGCTGTCTCAGGATCGGGCCTTGTCGGCGCAACGGAGCTTGCCTCGCAGGCGGCTGCCGCCGTTGAGAGCGGCAACCTCGAGCGCCTCGTGCACGATGGCTCTGCAGTCGATTTCCCTGCCCCGCAGGTTTACACCAAGACCATCGCCTTCGACGTTCTGCCTTTGGCTGGCTCGATCGTGGACGACGGCCAGGGTGAGACTGACGAGGAGAAGAAGCTCCGCAACGAGAGCCGCAAGATTCTCGAACTGCCTGAGCTGCTCGTTGCAGGTACCTGCGTGCGCGTTCCCGTGTTCACCGGACACTCGCTGTCGATCAACGCGGAGTTCGCACGTCCCATCTCTGCGGATCGTGCGCGTGAAGTGCTTGACGCCGCTCCCGGCGTGCAGCTGAGCGAAGTGCCGACGCCGCTTGAGGCGGCCGGGCAGGATCCCAGCTTTGTTGGCCGCATCCGCGAGGACCAGTCGGCCCCTGAAGGCCGCGGCCTCGTACTCTTCATCTCGAACGACAACCTGCGTAAGGGCGCGGCGCTGAACGCTGTGCAGATCGCTGAGTTGGTTGCTGCGCGTTTGTTGGTTGCTGCGTAGGGACTTATGCTCCCGCTCGAAGTAGCACAGAATCCGCTGGTTCCGGGTGGATTCGACGTCGTGTGGGGCATCGTTGTGGTGGTGTCAGCGCTGCTTTTTGTCGCGGCATTTGTTGTATTGATTCGCAAGCGTGAGTTATTTTCGCTGACCGCGGCAATTCTTTGGTTCTTCGGGATTTTGGTAGTTCCGGTGCTCGGGCCACTGTTTCTGTTGCTGTTTACCAGAGGCAAGCGAGCTGACAGGGCGGAGTGAGCCCTGCCATCCTGCGCGAGACATGGCCCCTGTCATCCTGCGCGAGGCACGGCCCTTGTCATACTGCGCGAGGCACGAGTCACAGGATCGCTCAGAACGACACAGTTCCTACTTCGCAGGCTCCAGCGTGATAAGGCTGGCTTCCGGGCGGCAGGCGAAGCGCACTGGCGCGTAGATTGAGTTCCCGAGGCCCGCGCTCACGTTGAGGAACGCGGCTCGGTGTGCGTCGTACCAGACGCTTAAGCCCCGGGCCTGCGCTGTCGGCAGGTCGCAGTTAGAGGTGAGCGCACCCACCCCGGGTACGCGTACCTGTCCGCCGTGTGTGTGACCCGCGAGGATCAAGTCTGCGCCGTCCGAAAGGAGCTCGCCGAGCGGCTCCTGGTAAGGGGCATGTACGACGCCGATACGCAGGGGAGACGCAGAGGCGGCGTCTGATCCTGAGCTGCTCGACGAGGTGACCAACGCAAGTGATTCACGCATCGCGTCGACATTGTCGTAGCGGATGTGAGGATCATTGAGCCCCAACAACTCGAGCTGAGTGTCGCGCAGCTGAAGTGTGGCTGCGGCGTTATTGAGATTGATGCAACCGAGTTTCTCGAGCCCGCTCGTGAGCTTGGCGTTGTCGATGTCAGGTTTCCGCGTGCTGAGGCGACTCGGCTCCAT is a genomic window containing:
- a CDS encoding aspartate kinase → MALIVQKFGGSSVADAESIKRVAKRIVEARRAGNEVVVAVSAMGDTTDELLDLAAACTPIPAPRELDMLLTAGERISMALLAMTIKGMGIEALSFTGSQAGMITTSEHGSAKIVDVTPGRVREALDQGAVAIVAGFQGFSRDSRDITTLGRGGSDTTAVALAAALGADVCEIYTDVDGVYTTDPRVVPLARKIDSITAEEMLELAASGAKVLHLRAVEYARRHGVVLHVRSSFSDEPGTIVYDPAKGHPKGVQVEEPVITGIAAEKDEAKITVGGVPDVPGKAAQIFEIVATTHANIDMIVQNVSAADTNRTDISFTVPTGDGKRVIDALEAEREALGFESLQYDDQIAKVAVVGAGMRTSTGVSAMLFRTLFEADINIEMISTSEIRISVVTRADLMDKAVRVLHTAFGLDNDTEAIVYAGTGR
- a CDS encoding aspartate-semialdehyde dehydrogenase; amino-acid sequence: MSEQQGVSVAVVGATGQVGAVMRRLLDERDFPIGSLRLFSSARSAGTTIEFRGQQIIVEDTATADPAGIDIALFSAGGAASKAHAERFAAAGATVIDNSSAWRLDPEVPLVVSEVNPHAIDQAVKGIIANPNCTTMAAMPAMKALDAEAGLERLIVTTFQAVSGSGLVGATELASQAAAAVESGNLERLVHDGSAVDFPAPQVYTKTIAFDVLPLAGSIVDDGQGETDEEKKLRNESRKILELPELLVAGTCVRVPVFTGHSLSINAEFARPISADRAREVLDAAPGVQLSEVPTPLEAAGQDPSFVGRIREDQSAPEGRGLVLFISNDNLRKGAALNAVQIAELVAARLLVAA
- a CDS encoding metallophosphoesterase; the encoded protein is MTSASRRTAAALGTAAVGVALWSTLIERRLFTIRRHTLPLLSEGTAPLRILQLSDLHLAPWQTNKINWVRSLAGLRPDLVVLTGDLMGHLEARAALLHALQPLTEVSPVVFVHGSNDYYTPHLKNPLKYLMEPSRLSTRKPDIDNAKLTSGLEKLGCINLNNAAATLQLRDTQLELLGLNDPHIRYDNVDAMRESLALVTSSSSSGSDAASASPLRIGVVHAPYQEPLGELLSDGADLILAGHTHGGQVRVPGVGALTSNCDLPTAQARGLSVWYDAHRAAFLNVSAGLGNSIYAPVRFACRPEASLITLEPAK